In Curtobacterium sp. L6-1, a genomic segment contains:
- a CDS encoding serine hydrolase domain-containing protein has product MTTTFRRSSPSALGIDAAGVDRLATALEQTPLVEPHSLVVLRHGAVAAEGWWAPFTPDRPHLLYSLSKSFTAAAVGIAVRAGLVDLDATVISHFPELDSEVTDARTRRMRVRHLLAMASGHRTETIDRAEAIDPTNTVRGFLLLPPDEEPGSVFAYNQPCTYTLGEIVRRVSGGSLLEFLRPRLFAPLGIDDFTWRRDESGAELGYSGGYTTTDAIAALGQLYLQRGVWDGERILDEDWVEQATSVQVANPDETNPDWSQGYGFQFWMARRGFRGDGAYGQFCVVLPEHDVVVAVTGQSLDMQAVLDAVWAHLLPAVGRDGSADADDALRDRLAALALPPLTGGPLGSLPAVAPSSPVPVGGDSGLEAVHLSQDADRRWVVTLVDASGEVTAPVGEGVWLVAGATAASGARTGDAVAVDVRFVDTPHLLHVRADLATGAVTAAWETQPLHDGVATLRRQG; this is encoded by the coding sequence GTGACGACGACGTTCCGACGCAGTTCCCCGTCCGCCCTCGGCATCGACGCGGCCGGTGTCGACCGGCTCGCGACCGCCCTCGAGCAGACACCGCTCGTGGAGCCGCACAGCCTGGTCGTCCTGCGGCACGGCGCGGTCGCCGCCGAGGGGTGGTGGGCGCCGTTCACCCCGGACCGTCCGCACCTGCTGTACTCGCTCAGCAAGAGCTTCACCGCGGCGGCCGTGGGCATCGCGGTCCGCGCCGGCCTGGTCGACCTCGACGCGACGGTGATCAGCCACTTCCCCGAACTCGACTCCGAGGTCACCGACGCCCGAACGCGGCGGATGCGGGTGCGACACCTCCTCGCGATGGCGAGCGGACACCGCACCGAGACGATCGACCGTGCCGAGGCGATCGACCCGACGAACACCGTGCGCGGGTTCCTGCTCCTCCCGCCCGACGAGGAGCCCGGCAGCGTGTTCGCCTACAACCAGCCGTGCACCTACACGCTCGGCGAGATCGTCCGGCGGGTCAGCGGCGGCTCGCTGCTGGAGTTCCTGCGCCCGCGGCTCTTCGCGCCACTGGGCATCGACGACTTCACCTGGCGTCGGGACGAATCCGGCGCCGAGCTCGGCTACAGCGGCGGGTACACGACGACGGACGCGATCGCCGCGCTCGGCCAGCTGTACCTGCAGCGCGGGGTGTGGGACGGCGAGCGGATCCTCGACGAGGACTGGGTCGAGCAGGCAACCAGCGTCCAGGTCGCCAACCCGGACGAGACGAACCCCGACTGGTCACAGGGATACGGCTTCCAGTTCTGGATGGCCCGCCGCGGTTTCCGGGGCGACGGTGCGTACGGGCAGTTCTGCGTGGTGCTCCCCGAGCACGACGTCGTCGTGGCCGTCACCGGCCAGAGCCTCGACATGCAGGCCGTCCTCGACGCCGTGTGGGCGCACCTCCTGCCCGCGGTCGGCCGCGACGGCTCGGCGGACGCCGACGACGCACTCCGCGACCGGCTGGCCGCCCTCGCCCTGCCGCCGCTCACCGGCGGGCCGCTCGGCAGCCTCCCCGCGGTCGCGCCGTCCTCGCCGGTCCCGGTCGGCGGCGACTCCGGCCTGGAGGCGGTGCACCTGTCCCAGGACGCGGACCGTCGGTGGGTGGTCACCCTGGTCGACGCGTCCGGCGAGGTGACCGCGCCGGTCGGTGAGGGCGTGTGGCTCGTCGCAGGTGCGACCGCCGCGAGCGGTGCGCGCACGGGTGACGCGGTGGCGGTCGACGTCCGCTTCGTCGACACCCCGCACCTGCTGCACGTGCGGGCTGACCTGGCCACGGGCGCCGTCACTGCCGCGTGGGAGACCCAGCCGCTGCACGACGGGGTGGCGACGCTCCGCCGCCAGGGCTGA